Proteins from a genomic interval of Geodermatophilus obscurus DSM 43160:
- a CDS encoding sulfite exporter TauE/SafE family protein translates to MLLACLAVLVGATVQATAGFGLALIAGPALVAVLDPTEAVTTLMVLATTTTLLPLLVRRGPRPAVRWADVRVVTLAAVPGVLAGVLVLAVVSKAALQLAVGVGVLAAVGLQVLRRPAPGRREPSRWATLGVGLLAGLLTTTTSTNGPPLVLWLERRQVAPAEMRDTLAALFLALNLLGAAVLTASGRAGQALRPEVVLVLLAAAIVGHVAGRRLFHLLDVRRFRVAGLTLSALAGVASIVAALG, encoded by the coding sequence GTGCTGCTCGCGTGCCTCGCCGTCCTGGTGGGCGCCACGGTGCAGGCCACCGCCGGGTTCGGGCTGGCGCTCATCGCCGGGCCCGCCCTCGTGGCCGTGCTCGACCCCACCGAGGCGGTGACCACGCTGATGGTCCTCGCCACGACCACGACGCTGCTCCCGCTGCTGGTGCGTCGCGGACCACGGCCGGCCGTCCGGTGGGCCGACGTCCGGGTGGTGACCCTGGCCGCCGTACCCGGGGTCCTCGCCGGCGTGCTGGTGCTCGCCGTGGTCAGCAAGGCGGCGCTGCAGCTGGCGGTGGGCGTGGGCGTGCTCGCCGCCGTGGGGCTGCAGGTCCTGCGGCGCCCGGCTCCCGGCCGGAGGGAGCCGTCCCGCTGGGCCACGCTCGGCGTGGGGTTGCTCGCGGGGCTGCTCACCACCACGACCAGCACCAACGGGCCGCCGCTGGTGCTCTGGCTGGAGCGGCGTCAGGTTGCTCCGGCGGAGATGCGCGACACCCTCGCGGCGCTGTTCCTCGCCCTCAACCTGCTCGGGGCCGCGGTGCTCACCGCCTCGGGACGGGCCGGACAGGCCCTCCGGCCGGAGGTGGTGCTGGTGCTGCTGGCCGCGGCGATCGTCGGCCACGTCGCGGGCCGACGGCTGTTCCACCTGCTCGACGTCCGCCGGTTCCGGGTGGCCGGGCTGACGCTGTCGGCGCTGGCCGGGGTGGCCAGCATCGTCGCGGCGCTCGGCTGA
- a CDS encoding hydroxyethylthiazole kinase yields the protein MDSTDSTDDAAKAAAGLAARTGGVVAVSGEVDLVTDGRRTVRVGGGSPLLTRTTGAGCALGALVAAYVAATEDPLTGAVAAHAHVAVAAERAARVASGPGTFAPAWLDALDAVDGAALTAADVR from the coding sequence GTGGACAGCACCGACAGCACCGACGACGCCGCGAAGGCCGCCGCCGGGCTGGCCGCCCGCACCGGCGGCGTGGTGGCGGTCAGCGGCGAGGTCGACCTGGTCACCGACGGCCGGCGCACCGTCCGCGTCGGCGGCGGCTCGCCGCTGCTGACCCGCACCACCGGTGCCGGCTGCGCGCTGGGCGCCCTGGTCGCCGCCTACGTCGCGGCCACGGAGGACCCGCTCACCGGGGCGGTGGCCGCGCACGCGCACGTGGCGGTCGCCGCCGAGCGGGCGGCGCGGGTGGCCTCGGGCCCAGGCACGTTCGCCCCCGCGTGGCTCGACGCGCTGGACGCCGTCGACGGCGCCGCCCTGACCGCGGCGGACGTCCGATGA
- the thiE gene encoding thiamine phosphate synthase, producing the protein MSRPFDPTLYLVTDTALARPRPVADVVRAAVAGGVTTVQVRDKTASRRELLELTRTVQAALADRPDVALWVDDAVDVALLAGADGVHVGQDDLPPAEVRALLGPGRLLGFSVSSVAELDVARALPAGTVDLVGIGPVWTTPTKPDAGSALGPGGVRTLADAARAAGFTTVAIGGIDATRAAEVAATGVDGVCVVSAVCTAPDPAAAARALRAEIEGVRV; encoded by the coding sequence ATGAGTCGTCCCTTCGACCCGACCCTCTACCTGGTCACCGACACCGCCCTCGCCCGCCCGCGGCCGGTCGCCGACGTGGTCCGTGCCGCGGTGGCCGGCGGCGTCACCACCGTCCAGGTGCGGGACAAGACCGCCTCCCGCCGGGAGCTGCTGGAGCTGACCCGCACGGTGCAGGCGGCGCTGGCCGACCGGCCGGACGTCGCGCTGTGGGTCGACGACGCCGTCGACGTCGCCCTGCTCGCCGGCGCGGACGGCGTGCACGTCGGCCAGGACGACCTCCCGCCGGCCGAGGTGCGGGCCCTGCTCGGGCCCGGCCGGCTGCTCGGGTTCAGCGTCTCCTCCGTCGCCGAGCTGGACGTCGCGCGCGCCCTGCCGGCGGGGACCGTCGACCTGGTGGGCATCGGCCCGGTGTGGACGACGCCGACCAAGCCCGACGCCGGGAGCGCCCTCGGTCCGGGCGGCGTCCGCACGCTGGCCGACGCGGCCCGCGCCGCCGGGTTCACCACCGTCGCGATCGGCGGCATCGACGCCACCCGGGCCGCCGAGGTGGCCGCGACCGGGGTGGACGGCGTGTGCGTCGTCTCGGCGGTGTGCACCGCGCCCGACCCGGCCGCGGCCGCCCGGGCGCTGCGCGCGGAGATCGAGGGGGTGCGGGTGTGA
- the thiD gene encoding bifunctional hydroxymethylpyrimidine kinase/phosphomethylpyrimidine kinase, producing the protein MPTALTVAGSDPSGGAGIQADLKTFSALGVYGTAVLTALTAQNTRGVTGVHGVPPEFVAEQLSTLFADVEVHATKLGMLGTADVVRAVAGALADHPGGPVVCDPVMVATSGDRLIDEAAIDAVRTDLLPLADLVTPNVPEAAVLLGVSPATDVDQLPGQATALLGLGPRAVLLKGGHLGGEESVDVLATTDGVTVTRRPRVDTRSTHGTGCTLSSALAALAARHRTDDWTRLVDPARDYLHRALEAGEGLGVGSGHGPVHHFAGIWEPRPR; encoded by the coding sequence GTGCCGACAGCGCTGACCGTCGCCGGCAGCGACCCCAGCGGCGGCGCCGGCATCCAGGCCGACCTCAAGACCTTCAGCGCGCTCGGCGTCTACGGGACGGCCGTGCTGACCGCGCTGACCGCGCAGAACACCCGCGGTGTGACCGGCGTGCACGGCGTGCCACCGGAGTTCGTCGCCGAGCAGCTGTCGACCCTGTTCGCCGACGTCGAGGTGCACGCCACCAAGCTCGGCATGCTGGGCACCGCGGACGTGGTGCGAGCCGTCGCCGGCGCGCTGGCCGACCACCCGGGCGGCCCGGTGGTGTGCGACCCGGTGATGGTGGCGACCAGCGGTGACCGGCTCATCGACGAGGCCGCGATCGACGCCGTCCGCACCGACCTGCTGCCGCTGGCCGACCTGGTCACGCCGAACGTGCCCGAGGCCGCCGTCCTGCTCGGCGTGTCCCCCGCCACCGACGTCGACCAGTTGCCCGGTCAGGCCACCGCGCTGCTCGGGCTCGGCCCCCGGGCGGTGCTGCTCAAGGGCGGCCACCTCGGCGGTGAGGAGAGCGTCGACGTGCTGGCCACCACGGACGGCGTGACGGTCACCCGCCGGCCGCGGGTGGACACCCGGTCGACGCACGGGACCGGCTGCACGCTGTCCTCCGCGCTCGCCGCGCTGGCCGCCCGGCACCGCACCGACGACTGGACGCGGCTGGTCGACCCCGCCCGGGACTACCTGCACCGGGCGCTGGAGGCGGGGGAGGGCCTCGGCGTCGGCTCCGGACACGGCCCGGTGCACCACTTCGCCGGCATCTGGGAGCCGCGTCCGCGTTGA
- a CDS encoding DNA polymerase IV, which produces MRREASILHLDLDAFFAAVEQRDKPSLRGRPVVVGGTGGRGVVATASYEARAYGARSAMSTAEARRRCPSGTAFLGGRFAAYRRTSDVVMELLGELSPLVEPVSIDEAYVDLAAGAGLDLSVDGVTALARRLKERIAEATGGVTGSVGIGSSKLMAKIGSDLDKPDGLVVVPPGRELEVLHPLSVTRLGGVGPATAERLHQVGVKTVGDLAAKSLPDLVALAGRAHGTGLYALARAEDDRPVVAEREAKSISQEETFARDLTDRAVLGRYVEGMAARVGSRLRAAAYSGRTVTLKLRRYDFTTLTRSQTLPQPTDDPRVIASIAHRLLAEAGTQGGLRLLGVGVSGLSLYAQGDLFADGEPAADDDVGAADDRPEEVPEPLTAEARWWPGQDVRHDELGAGWVWGRGLGRVTVRFEGPLTPPGPVRTLASDDPALHPAEPPDWRAPPP; this is translated from the coding sequence GTGCGGCGGGAGGCGAGCATCCTGCACCTGGACCTCGACGCCTTCTTCGCCGCGGTCGAGCAGCGCGACAAGCCCTCGCTGCGCGGGCGGCCGGTGGTCGTCGGCGGCACGGGCGGCCGCGGCGTGGTGGCGACGGCGTCCTACGAGGCCCGCGCCTACGGAGCACGCTCGGCGATGTCCACCGCGGAGGCGCGCCGCCGCTGCCCGTCCGGGACCGCCTTCCTCGGCGGCCGGTTCGCCGCCTACCGCCGCACCTCGGACGTGGTGATGGAGCTGCTGGGCGAGCTGTCCCCGCTGGTGGAGCCGGTCTCGATCGACGAGGCCTACGTCGACCTCGCCGCCGGTGCCGGCCTGGACCTGTCGGTGGACGGCGTCACGGCGCTGGCGCGGCGACTCAAGGAGCGCATCGCCGAGGCGACCGGCGGGGTGACCGGGTCGGTCGGCATCGGCAGCTCCAAGCTGATGGCCAAGATCGGCTCCGATCTCGACAAGCCCGACGGGCTGGTCGTCGTCCCCCCGGGGCGGGAACTGGAGGTGCTGCACCCGCTGTCGGTGACCCGGCTGGGCGGCGTGGGACCGGCGACCGCCGAGCGGCTGCACCAGGTGGGCGTGAAGACCGTCGGCGACCTGGCCGCGAAGTCACTGCCCGACCTCGTGGCGCTGGCCGGCCGGGCACACGGGACGGGGCTGTACGCGCTGGCCCGCGCCGAGGACGACCGGCCGGTGGTCGCCGAGCGCGAGGCGAAGTCGATCTCGCAGGAGGAGACCTTCGCCCGCGACCTCACCGACCGCGCCGTCCTCGGCCGGTACGTGGAGGGCATGGCCGCGCGGGTCGGCAGCCGGCTGCGCGCCGCGGCCTACTCGGGCCGGACGGTGACGCTCAAGCTGCGCCGCTACGACTTCACGACGCTCACCCGCTCGCAGACGCTGCCCCAGCCCACCGACGACCCGCGGGTGATCGCCTCGATCGCGCACCGGCTGCTGGCCGAGGCCGGCACGCAGGGCGGGCTGCGGCTGCTCGGGGTCGGCGTCTCCGGGCTGTCGCTCTACGCCCAGGGCGACCTGTTCGCCGACGGGGAGCCGGCTGCGGACGACGACGTGGGGGCGGCGGACGACCGGCCCGAGGAGGTACCCGAGCCGCTGACGGCCGAGGCCCGCTGGTGGCCCGGCCAGGACGTGCGGCACGACGAGCTCGGCGCCGGGTGGGTGTGGGGCCGCGGCCTCGGGCGGGTCACCGTGCGCTTCGAGGGCCCGCTGACACCGCCCGGGCCGGTACGCACGCTGGCCTCCGACGACCCCGCCCTGCACCCCGCGGAGCCGCCGGACTGGCGCGCGCCGCCGCCGTAG
- a CDS encoding methyltransferase family protein, whose amino-acid sequence MSGAVALVLYVLALVVLFGVRALVHRRRTGSSGFRGISGTPREAGWWGGVLFVAAVVLGLAAPLLAATGVVRAVPPPVVGVTGLALALAGFAATLAGQAGMGASWRIGVDPAERTDLVTTGAFASVRNPIFTAMVLAQFGMLLVVPTWVSAAAFVALVVAVQVQVRVVEEPHLRRLHGDPYAAYAARTGRFLPGVGRGAAGPAEARTR is encoded by the coding sequence GTGAGCGGTGCCGTCGCACTGGTCCTGTACGTCCTCGCGCTGGTCGTGCTCTTCGGCGTCCGGGCACTGGTGCACCGACGACGCACCGGCAGCAGCGGCTTCCGCGGCATCTCCGGCACACCGCGTGAGGCGGGCTGGTGGGGCGGGGTGCTCTTCGTCGCCGCCGTCGTGCTCGGCCTGGCTGCTCCGCTCCTGGCCGCGACCGGTGTCGTGCGGGCCGTCCCGCCTCCCGTCGTCGGAGTGACCGGTCTGGCCCTGGCGCTGGCCGGCTTCGCCGCCACCCTGGCCGGGCAGGCGGGGATGGGCGCGTCCTGGCGGATCGGCGTCGACCCCGCCGAGCGGACGGACCTCGTCACGACCGGGGCGTTCGCCTCCGTCCGCAACCCGATCTTCACCGCGATGGTGCTCGCCCAGTTCGGCATGCTGCTGGTCGTCCCGACCTGGGTCAGCGCCGCGGCGTTCGTCGCGCTGGTCGTCGCGGTGCAGGTGCAGGTACGCGTCGTCGAGGAGCCCCACCTGCGCCGCCTGCACGGTGATCCGTACGCCGCCTACGCCGCGCGTACCGGCCGGTTCCTCCCCGGCGTCGGCCGCGGCGCCGCCGGGCCGGCGGAGGCCCGTACCCGCTGA
- a CDS encoding cation transporter, translated as MTTVHAHPVLAPSERVRLGRRAQLLAGASVTYNVVEAVIAVAAGVAAGSVALVGFGLDSVVEVSSGLIVLWQFRHRLPESRERQALRLMAISFLALAAYVAAESVRVLLSGGEPEASPVGIGLAIASLVVMPFLSWAQRRTGRALGSHAVVADSTQTLLCTYLSVVLLVGLVLNATLGWSWADPVAGLVIAVVAVREGVEAWRGEGCCALGGPGGPGEAAEEPGGGCRCPDRCGDACRPPAAAPHGLRLAPREELR; from the coding sequence GTGACCACCGTGCACGCGCACCCGGTGCTGGCACCGTCCGAGCGCGTCCGGCTCGGGCGCCGCGCCCAGCTGCTCGCCGGGGCCTCGGTGACCTACAACGTCGTCGAGGCCGTCATCGCCGTCGCCGCGGGCGTCGCCGCCGGATCGGTCGCCCTCGTCGGTTTCGGCCTGGACTCGGTCGTCGAGGTCTCCAGCGGGCTGATCGTGCTGTGGCAGTTCCGCCACCGGCTGCCCGAGTCGCGGGAGCGGCAGGCGCTGCGGCTGATGGCGATCTCGTTCCTCGCCCTGGCCGCCTACGTCGCCGCCGAGTCCGTCCGCGTGCTCCTCTCCGGCGGCGAGCCCGAGGCGTCGCCGGTCGGCATCGGCTTGGCGATCGCCTCACTGGTCGTCATGCCGTTCCTGTCCTGGGCGCAGCGGCGCACCGGCCGGGCGCTGGGCTCGCACGCGGTCGTCGCCGACTCGACGCAGACGCTGCTGTGCACCTACCTGTCCGTGGTCCTGCTCGTCGGGTTGGTGCTCAACGCGACGCTGGGCTGGAGCTGGGCCGATCCGGTCGCCGGGCTGGTCATCGCCGTGGTCGCCGTCCGCGAGGGCGTCGAGGCATGGCGCGGCGAGGGCTGCTGCGCCCTGGGCGGTCCCGGCGGTCCCGGCGAGGCTGCTGAGGAGCCCGGCGGGGGGTGCCGCTGTCCCGACCGGTGCGGGGACGCGTGTCGCCCGCCCGCCGCGGCGCCGCACGGCCTCCGGCTGGCGCCCCGGGAGGAGCTCCGGTGA
- a CDS encoding ArsR/SmtB family transcription factor — protein MNGAPVEAAEAPVDEAAALSAAACVFRSLGDPARLAILRHLTLGEHKVVELTAHLGLAQSTVSAHLACLRDCGLVTSRPQGRASMWSLATAPELLDVLAAAERLLAATGDAVTLCPTYGETAGR, from the coding sequence ATGAATGGAGCGCCGGTCGAGGCGGCTGAGGCGCCGGTCGACGAGGCGGCAGCGCTGTCCGCGGCGGCGTGCGTGTTCCGCAGCCTCGGTGACCCCGCTCGGCTGGCGATCCTGCGCCACCTCACGCTCGGCGAGCACAAGGTCGTCGAGCTGACCGCGCATCTGGGGCTGGCCCAGTCCACCGTCTCGGCGCACCTGGCCTGTCTGCGCGACTGCGGCCTGGTGACCTCCCGGCCGCAGGGGCGCGCGTCGATGTGGTCGCTGGCCACCGCCCCCGAACTGCTCGACGTGCTGGCCGCCGCCGAGCGGCTGCTCGCCGCCACCGGTGACGCCGTCACCCTGTGTCCCACCTACGGCGAGACGGCCGGCCGGTGA
- a CDS encoding class I SAM-dependent methyltransferase: MTEQSAWVRITQEDPGHSAAYVQRFRDLAARGFDLAGEARLVDAMLSRGSRVLDAGCGPGRTGGWLARAGHVVVGVDVDPVLIAAAEEDHPGPRWLVGDLAELDLPARGIPEPFDVVVSAGNVVAFLAPSTRVAVLQRLRAHVAPDGRAVIGFGAGRGYAFDEFRDDARAAGWAEDLLLSTWDLRPFTPESDFLVAVLRPA, translated from the coding sequence GTGACGGAGCAGAGCGCGTGGGTGCGGATCACCCAGGAGGACCCGGGCCACTCGGCCGCCTACGTGCAGCGGTTCCGGGACCTCGCGGCGCGGGGCTTCGACCTCGCCGGCGAGGCCCGGCTGGTCGACGCGATGCTGTCGCGCGGCTCCCGGGTGCTCGACGCCGGCTGCGGGCCGGGCCGGACGGGCGGCTGGCTGGCCCGCGCCGGGCACGTCGTCGTCGGCGTGGACGTCGACCCGGTGCTGATCGCTGCCGCCGAGGAGGACCACCCCGGGCCGCGGTGGCTCGTCGGCGACCTCGCCGAACTCGACCTGCCGGCACGCGGCATCCCGGAGCCCTTCGACGTGGTCGTCTCCGCCGGCAACGTGGTGGCCTTCCTCGCGCCGAGCACGCGGGTCGCCGTCCTGCAGCGGCTGCGGGCGCACGTGGCACCCGACGGGCGGGCGGTGATCGGCTTCGGTGCCGGCCGCGGCTACGCCTTCGACGAGTTCCGGGACGACGCCCGCGCGGCGGGCTGGGCCGAGGACCTGCTGCTCTCCACCTGGGACCTGCGGCCGTTCACCCCCGAGTCGGACTTCCTGGTCGCCGTCCTCCGCCCCGCCTGA